GACCCACCGGGTCGTCCAGGCCAGCGGCGGCGATGCGCTCGCGGAGGGCGTCGGCGACCCGTTCGTCGACGGGTGCGCCGTCGGGGCTGTGGCGCGTCACGCTCGCACCGTCGTCGTCGAGCGTCACCTCCAGCACCGTCTCCCCGTTGACCCCCGGGCGCGTGCAGAGGACGCCGTCGACCTCCTCGGCGCGCTCGCTGTGGACGTGCCCGCCGAGCACGAGGTCGACGCCGTCGACGCGCGCGAGGTCGTCGTCGCCGCTCCCGAGGTGAGAGACGGCGACGATACGGTCGACGCCCTCCGCGAGGAGGGTGTCGACGCACGCGCGGGCCGCCTCGTACGGGTCGGTGAACGTCATGTCGGCGGCCATCGGGTTCAGCGAGGGCGTCGTGGGGTCGGTGACGCCGAAGAAGCCGACGCGCTCGCCGTCGACGCGCTCGACCGTCCACGGGACGACGCCCTCGCGCTCGCCGAACGGCTCGCCGTCCTCGTCGCGGACGTTCGCCGACACCCACGTCTGCGGGGAGTCGACGACGACTTCGCGGGCCGCGTCGGGGCCGAAGTCGAAGTCGTGGTTCCCGAACGTCTCCACGTCGGTGTCGACGGCGCGGTAGAAGTCGACCGCTTGTCGGCCCTTCGAGACGGTGGCGGCGACGCCGGGCGACGTGTCGTCGCCCGATCCGACGACGGCGGCGTCCGGGCCGTCGAGGCCGTCGATCAGCCCGGCGAGGCGCCCCGCGCGCTCGGGGTCGTCGTAGACGTTCTCGATGTCGGAGTAGTGGAGGAACCGAGGCATTCAGTCGTTCGTGTGGTGTGCCGTTCTGGGCAAGAACGCTCCGGGTTCGGTCGACACTGGATCAGGTGTTCGGCGACGGCGGTGAGTGCGAGTGGTCGGGTCAGGGGAACGGGTGGTACGCCCGGTCCGGCTCCGGCTCGAACCCCATCGACGCCGACACCGTCTCCAGTCTGTCGCCGAAGAACGGCTCGGCGGTGAACAGGGGTTGCGCCTCGGGGACGAGCACGCGGACGCCTTCGAAGCCCAGCGCGGCCACGTCGCGGGTGGTGAGCCGCGCCGCGTACGCGTCGAGACCGGTGTCGTCGAGGCGGTCGACCACCGCAGCAACTTCGTCGACGCCAGACAGTCCGGCGACTTCCTCGTCGGTGACGTCCGCCGCCGGGAGCGTCACGTCGGGGTCCACGAACTCGTGGACGCGCTCTGGGAACTCGGCGTACGCGCCGATGGCACCCTGCTCGCCGCTCGCCTGGTCGGGCCCCATCGCCCGCAGTTCCATCCAGTTCTGGAGCGCCTCCGCCAGCGCACTGCGCGCGGCCGCCGCGGTGTCCAGGTTCGCCGCCGACCCCATCGCGAAGCGGGGCCACGCGCCCGTCTCGGCGTCGCGGTGGACCGCCACGCCCACGACCGGTACGTCCACGTCCTGCGTGAGCAACAGCGTCGTCACGGAGAGCCCCTCTGCGCTCGCGCGCTTGCGGAGCGCCTCGAACCCCTCGTCGTCGACGGTCAACCCCATCGGTTCGAACGACGAGTACCACGCGAGCATCGACGCGTCGCGCTCGACCGTCTCGTACAGCCCCGACAGGACGGCCTCTGCCGTCGAGTTTCCGAGCCCCAACCCGGTCGTAATCGCGGGTGCGAACCGTTCGGCGGGCGGGGGGAACACGACGAACTCCGCCGGGAGCGACGCGGACTCGTCGGTCGCGAGGTCGACGCCGCTGACCCACGGAATCGGCTCGTCGGGCGCGGGTGTCTCGGCGTCGGTCGGTCGGACGAACCGGTCGACCGGAACCGCGTCGACGACGCCCTCCGTCGGCGCCGAGCGGAGCGCCGACGAACGGTACGTGCCCGCGCAGTAGCGCTCCAGCGCCTCGCCGACGGCCTTCGCGTAGGCGGCGTCCCAGCCGTCGGCGACGCCGGCGGCGAACTCCGCACACCGCACGTCGGCGAACGTTGCGGTGTCGGTCGTCCGCGCGATGTAGTACGGCGCCGGGAACGACTCGCGCTCGCCCACCTCCGTCACGAGGCCGACGCGGTCGTCGACCGCACGGTCCATCCGGTCAACGGCGTCGTCGAGGGCGACCGGGCGGTCGGTCGCCTCGACCTCGAACCCGGTCGGGCCGGCGCCGCAGTCACAGCCGGGCGACGGGAGGAACACCCGCTCGGGCCCGTCCACCTCGACGACCGTCCCCGCGACTGGCTCGCCGGACAGGTGTTGTATCGCTCGGCGACCGGCGAGCGCGCCGGCGAACCGGACGGCGCTGCGGGTCCCTCGCGGCGACGCGTCCGTGTTCGGCACGTTCGCGCGGACGCGGTCGCGCAGACAGTCGTAACAGCCGGAGTCGGCGGAGAAGACGGTGACGGCGGCGTCGAGTCCCTCGATAGGGCGCCCGCCGACGCCGCCCACCTCGACGGCGACCCAGTCGTCGACGAGTCGCGTCGCCGTCCGGAAGGCGTCGTCGCCGGTGGTGCCGACGACGACGGCGAAGTCGAAGCCGTCGAGCAGGCCCACCTCCACCTCCATCACGTTCGCGTCCACGTCGGCGAAGGCGCCTCGAATCGGCTCGACCGCGGGGTCGGGACCGACGATGGCGATGTCCATGCCGCGCTCGTGGTGCGATTCGCACAAAAAGGTGGTCGGTCGGACCGACGCGTCGGACCGCGAACCCCGCCGCGCGTGGTGTCGCAGTTCGTCTCAGTTCAGCATCCGGTAGGCGACGCTCGCCAACTCGTCGCTCCCGGCGGTGCGCAGGCGCTCGTCGCCCAACTTGAGGCGCAGTCGCGGGCGCCCGACGTCGATGGGCACCTTCTCCGTGTCGATGAGGCCCAGGTCCTCCAGCCGGGTCTTCGTCCGCGAGAACGTCGCCTTCGAGGCGATGCCGACGTCCTCGCCCCACTTGCTGATGTCGTACAGGAGCACGTCGTTCTTGGCGGCCACGAGCAGCGAGATGGTGACCTCGTCGAGGCCGTCGCCGTCGCCGCGGGCCGTCTCCAGCGAGTCGAGCACGCTGTCGAAGTCGGCGCGGACCGGTTCGCCGATGTCCTCGTCGAGCGTCGAGCGGACTCGCGAGAGCCCGGGCGTCCGGAGGTTGAACGTCGCGGCGTCCTCCCAGTGGCTGCGGTACGTCTCGTAGGCGTCGGCGACGAACGTCTCGTCGTCTGCCGCCAGGGCGGCGACGTGCTCACCCGCCGAGACGACGGCGTACAGTTCGTCCTCGCCGACGACGAGCGTGTTGTCCGCCCCGTCGTCGAGTTCGCGCAGCGTCATCTGCCCGGCGTCGACCAGGTCGGCGGCGTCGGCGGCGACGAGGAAGTCGTCCATCACGTCCTTCAGCAGGCGGTCGTCCGCGAGGACGTGCAACGTCGGGAGGCCCTCGCCGTATCCGGCCGCGATGTCGATCAGCGACTCGATCACCGTCTCGGTCGGGTCGACCACGACGAGGTCGCCGTCGGCCTCGTCGAGCAGCGCCCGGAGCAGATCCTCCATCGATGATTCGAGTAGGTTCGCGGTCATTGCTATCTACTACAACTCCGGATGGATATTTAATACTAACGGGATTTCCGAGGAATCAAGCACTCTACCGGCAGAATACGACTTCCGGGGGACCGTATAGAAGTCACAGTATACGTGAAATTTAAGTGCAATCAAGTGTTTGAACGACTATGGCACGAGAGAAGCTATCAAGCCGCTTGGTGGACTCGACTCCAGTGAACGTCGCCAGTCGTCACCCGCGGGCAGTGACCACCGCGCTGCTGATGGTCCTACTGCTCCTGTCGGCTGACACCGCCGCCGCGTTCGAGTTCGGCGTCGGCACGCACACCGTCGGTGACGTGTCGCAGGGCCCCTGATCGACGGCGCCGCCCAGTCAGGCCTGACCGAGTGTTGTTTTGAGCGCGTCCGACCAGTGGAGGTCACCGTCGTAGAGGACAGGGTTGTCTGCGTACGCGAGGAAGTCGACGAGCTGTGCGTGGTCGATGGTGAACTCGACCGACTCGCCCAACAGGTGCGTCTCGTCTGATTCCTGCAGGTACGGTCGGAAGAACCCGCCCGTGCTCCACGGGCAGCCCATGAAGATGGTCACGTCGTACCGGCCGTCGTCCCGGTCCTCCAGCGTGATGTCGGCGCCGATGACGTCCTCCGACTGGGTCAGCACGTGCGTGCCGTCGCCGACGACGGCGTAGTCTTTCCCCGTCATGATGCGCCGTCGCGACTTGTCGAGCGCGCGCTCGATGCAGTAGCCGTTCACCATCAGCCGCGCGAACATCGTGCCGACCGTCGCCGCCTGACTGTCGAGCACCTCGTTGAACGTCACTCCCCCGGCGACGCTCCCCTTCCGGATCAGTTCGATGCCCTCGTGGTACGACCCACAGGCGTTGAGGAAGAACGTCTGGGCGTTCGACTCCGTCAGGCTCGACGCCGAGAGGTAGCCGTCGGCGCATCGCAGTCCCTCGCGCTCGCAGTGGCCGATGTAGTGGACGAAGTCGTTGCGCGACTCGAACACCGTCGCGAGTTCGTCGACCGTGAGGTGTTCCTCCAGCGTGATGTCGAGTTCCAGCGCCTCCGCGCGCTCGCGGTAGTGGTCGGCGACCTCGGCGTGCTCCTCGCGCATGTCGCCGTCGTTCAGGATGGCGACCACCGACGTCGGCTCACCCGCGGCGTCGAGGTAGCGGGCACGGTGCTCGTACGCCTCCGGGATGGTCTTGAACGCGTCGATGGGCACCCCGTCTGCGAGCCACCCGTGGGTCCGACCCGGGCCCAGATCCGGCTGGACGAGCTCAACGGAGGCGATATCGCCGGGGTCGGCGCGGTAGAAGTCGTCGAGCGAGTTGTCGAGCCACTCCGTCTCCGCCAGCGCCGTCGCCGACGCGGTCGTGACGTGGGGGACGTTCGCGATCAGGTGTGACAGCGTCGGCACGTGCTCGTACCGCGGGTCGATGGCCATCGAGAGGTGCCACTCGGGGAAGCGGTCGGCGACCGTCTCGAACGGCACCTCGGTGTAGGCGTCGAGGCGCTCGGCGGGGGAGGCGGCGTACAGGCGGTCGGCGTCCAGTCCCAACTCGTCGACCACCGAGGCGACGGCGAGGCCGGAGCCGTACGGGCCGGCGTCGCGGACGACGCAGTCGAGGTAGAAGACGCGTTCGAGCAGCGACCCGACGGCCGACTCGAACGCCGGGAACGGTGGAAGCGGGTGTTCGCCGCCGGGCGTTTCGATGCGCGGGTCAGCGCCCGCTTCGACGGCGACACGCGCGCCGACGTAGTGAGCCAACGGTGCGACAGGGAACAGGTAGTTGAGGTCCGGGGGGACGACGATTCGGCAGTCGGGGTCGCCACACTTCTCGCGCACGGACTCCGGGACCGACCGACGCTCGCCGAACTCGATGCGCGGGGGTCGGCCCCGCATCGTGGGGAACGAGCGGTCGGCGGTCGCGGTGCGGTGGCCCGCCGGCAGGGTCGACAGCGCCTCGGCGACGCCGGCGACCGTCCGCGGCACGGTAACCGACTCCGCGTCGCCCTGCACGGTGGTCTTGAATCCGATCGAGACAGCGGTCTCCGCCGGGAACCGGACGTGGAGACGCTCGTAGTTTGGCTTCTCCAGCGTCGCTGGACCGTCGAAGCGCACGTACGCGTCGACGCGGCTCTCCACGTGGAGGACGTGAGCGCCGTCCGGCACCGACAGCGGGCCCGTCCCCGAGCCCATGTCGACCAGCCCGCCGGTGTCGACGTCCCACACCGGAGCGTACACCGGCGGGAACTCCAGTCGCTCGACCGTCCCCGAGAGGACCACGTTCGGGGTGGACGCGTTCGTCAACCCCAACTCGCGCAGGCCGGCGTCCAGCGAGGGGGCCGTCCCGATCGGTCGCCACCCGTCGGTACCGACCGTGAGCGTGTTCTTGGCGGCGTCGACCGCGCGCAGCCCCTCTTCGGTCGTCTCGACCTTCATCCGAGTGCCCGAACCTGCGAAGTGACTCCATTTAGCCCTGTCGCCGGTGGCTGCCGCGCCGACGGATGGCTTTTTGTCGCCGCTGACCGGAGGCTCGGTATGGAGTATCCCGAAGTCCGCGACACCGATCCTGCCGTCGCCGACGCCCTCGAGGGCGAGGTGCAGCGCCAGCGCGACACCCTGGCGATGATCGCCTCCGAAAACCACGTCTCTGAGGCCGTGCTGGAGGCCCAAGGCAGCGCCCTCACCAACAAGTACGCCGAGGGCTACCCCGGCAAGCGCTACTACGCCGGCTGTGAGTTCGCCGACGACGTGGAGGAACTCGCCATCGAGCGCGCCAAAGAGCTGTGGGGCGCCGAGCACGTCAACGTCCAGCCTCACTCGGGCACGCAGGCGAACATGGCGGTGTACCTCGCGACGCTGGAACCGGGCGACAAGATCCTCTCGCTCGAACTCGAACACGGCGGCCACCTCAGCCACGGCCACCCCGCGAACTTCACCGGCCAACTGTTCGAGGTCGAGCAGTACGGCGTCGACACCGAGACGGGGTACATCGACTACGACGCGCTCGCCGAGCAGGCCGCCGAGTACGATCCCGACATCATCGTCTCGGGCTTCTCGGCGTACCCGCGCGAGGTCGAGTGGGAGCGCATCCAGGCCGTCGCCGACGACGTCGACGCGTACCACCTCGCGGACATCGCTCACATCACGGGGCTGGTCGCCGCGGGCGTCCACGAGTCGCCGGTCGGCGTCGCGGACTTCGTCACCGGGTCGACGCACAAGACGATCCGCGCGGGCCGCGGCGGCATCGTCATGTGCGGTGAGGAGCACGCCTCCGACATCGACTCTGCCGTCTTCCCCGGCGGGCAGGGCGGTCCCCTGATGCACAACATCGCCGGCAAGGCCGTCGGCTTCGGCGAGGCGCTCGAACCCGAGTTCGGCGAGTACGCCCAGCAGGTGATCGACAACGCCGAGGCGCTCGCAGAGTCGTTCGCCGACAACGGGCTAGAGGTCGTCTCCGGCGGCACCGACACCCACCTCGTGCTCGTCGACCTGCGCGAGTCCCACCCCGACACCACCGGCGGCGACGCCGAGGACGCCCTCGCCGACGCCGGCATCGTCCTCAACGCCAACACCGTCCCCGGCGAGACGCGCTCGGCGTTCAACCCCTCGGGCATCCGCGCGGGCACCCCCGCGCTCACCACGCGCGGCTTCGACGAGGAGGACTGCCGCGAGGTCGGCGACCTCATCTACCGCGTCGTCGACAACGTCGAGGACGACGACGTGATCGCGGAGGTGCGCGAGCGCGTCTCCGAGTTGACCGACGAGCACCCGCTGTACGAGTAAGCGCGGCAGTGTGGCGGTCGGCCACACGCCCGCTTCACACCAACACGTTTGTGCGTATTTTCACGGTTCTGTAGCCGCGGTTGTGCACGAACCCGAGGATACTTACGCCTCGCCGTTCCCTCAACGCACATGACCGACATCGACGGCAACGCCGTCGCCGCCGAGATCCGATCGGGCGTCGCCGACTGCGTCGACACGCTCACCGACGCGGGCGTGGAGCCGGCGCTCGCGACCGTGCTGATGAGCGACGACCCCGCCAGCGAGACGTACGTCTCCATGAAGCAGAACGACTGCGAGGAGGTCGGGATGCGCGGCATCCACGTCGACGTCGACGACGACGCGCCCGCCGAGGAGCTGTACGACACCATCGACGAACTGAACGACGACCCCGAGGTCCACGGCATCCTCGTGCAGTTGCCGGTCCCGGACCACGTCGACACCCAGCGCGTGCTCCGGGCTATCGACCCCGCGAAAGACGTTGACGGCTTCCACCCCGAGAACGTCGGTCGCCTCGTCGGTGGAAACGCGCGATTCAAGCCGTGTACGCCCCACGGCATCCAGCGCCTCCTCGCTGCCGCCGACGTGGATCCCGAGGGGAAGGAGGCGGTCGTCGTCGGTCGCTCGGACATCGTCGGCAAGCCGATCGCGAACCTGCTGTTCGGGCGCGGCGAGGGTGGCAACGCGACCACGACGGTCTGTCACTCGCGCACCGAGAACCTCGCCGAGCACACCCGCCGCGCGGACATCGTCGTCGCCGCCGCGGGCGTCCCCGAGATGATCACCGCCGACATGGTGAGCGAGGGGGCGACCGTCATCGACGTGGGGATCAACCGCGTCGAGCGCGACGGCGAGTCGACGCTCGTCGGCGACGTGGACTACGACGACGTGGCGGGGAAGGCCGGCGCCATCACGCCGGTTCCCGGCGGCGTCGGCCCGATGACCCGCGCGATGCTGCTGTACAACACGGTGAAGGCGGCGAGCGAGCAGCACGACGTGGACATCGACCTGCCCTGAGTCGTCACCGCCGGCGACCGAGGAGGTCCGAGCGTTCGTGGGCGTCACTGGCTACTGTCTCCTGCTGACGTCCGACGAAATTCGCTGACCGCCGCCCGTTGGACTTTCAGAACTCCCGACGTATTTGCTCTCTCGACGCTGCCAGCGCGTCGAGGTCGTCGGTGATGAGGTAGCGACCCAACTCGACGGCCGCCGCCACGAGCGCGTCCGCCTCCGCCGGCTCGATGTCGCCTTCCAGCGCCTCGACGCGCTTCGCGCGGTCTCGAACTGCACCCAGCGTCCGCCGGGCCTCGGCGTCGGGGTAGTCGTCGAGGTACGCCGCGACGTCTTGGCGGTACGCGAGGACGGCCTCTGCGGCGGCGAGTCCGCGCGCCTCTCGCATCCGCGGCGGCACGTCCGCCGC
The DNA window shown above is from Halobaculum marinum and carries:
- a CDS encoding bifunctional metallophosphatase/5'-nucleotidase: MPRFLHYSDIENVYDDPERAGRLAGLIDGLDGPDAAVVGSGDDTSPGVAATVSKGRQAVDFYRAVDTDVETFGNHDFDFGPDAAREVVVDSPQTWVSANVRDEDGEPFGEREGVVPWTVERVDGERVGFFGVTDPTTPSLNPMAADMTFTDPYEAARACVDTLLAEGVDRIVAVSHLGSGDDDLARVDGVDLVLGGHVHSERAEEVDGVLCTRPGVNGETVLEVTLDDDGASVTRHSPDGAPVDERVADALRERIAAAGLDDPVGRVAEPIERTEAAIHGGECRIGNLVADAYRWEAAADVGLQNAGGLRLGHDLAGEVTLADLLSVLPFEEPVVEVELTGAELLDAFRQMSAAVVDFGEDDWWHGHLSGAAIVWDDDAAELVSATVGGDPVDPDRTYRVATPEYILHSDHEFPAIDEHHRAGEYGIQHEVLAAYVREHGIDPRVEGRIRRVSGGEDGGGVATGAGAPAQSGGSAGDQ
- the tbsP gene encoding transcriptional regulator TbsP, which produces MTANLLESSMEDLLRALLDEADGDLVVVDPTETVIESLIDIAAGYGEGLPTLHVLADDRLLKDVMDDFLVAADAADLVDAGQMTLRELDDGADNTLVVGEDELYAVVSAGEHVAALAADDETFVADAYETYRSHWEDAATFNLRTPGLSRVRSTLDEDIGEPVRADFDSVLDSLETARGDGDGLDEVTISLLVAAKNDVLLYDISKWGEDVGIASKATFSRTKTRLEDLGLIDTEKVPIDVGRPRLRLKLGDERLRTAGSDELASVAYRMLN
- the glyA gene encoding serine hydroxymethyltransferase, whose product is MEYPEVRDTDPAVADALEGEVQRQRDTLAMIASENHVSEAVLEAQGSALTNKYAEGYPGKRYYAGCEFADDVEELAIERAKELWGAEHVNVQPHSGTQANMAVYLATLEPGDKILSLELEHGGHLSHGHPANFTGQLFEVEQYGVDTETGYIDYDALAEQAAEYDPDIIVSGFSAYPREVEWERIQAVADDVDAYHLADIAHITGLVAAGVHESPVGVADFVTGSTHKTIRAGRGGIVMCGEEHASDIDSAVFPGGQGGPLMHNIAGKAVGFGEALEPEFGEYAQQVIDNAEALAESFADNGLEVVSGGTDTHLVLVDLRESHPDTTGGDAEDALADAGIVLNANTVPGETRSAFNPSGIRAGTPALTTRGFDEEDCREVGDLIYRVVDNVEDDDVIAEVRERVSELTDEHPLYE
- a CDS encoding YcaO-like family protein — its product is MDIAIVGPDPAVEPIRGAFADVDANVMEVEVGLLDGFDFAVVVGTTGDDAFRTATRLVDDWVAVEVGGVGGRPIEGLDAAVTVFSADSGCYDCLRDRVRANVPNTDASPRGTRSAVRFAGALAGRRAIQHLSGEPVAGTVVEVDGPERVFLPSPGCDCGAGPTGFEVEATDRPVALDDAVDRMDRAVDDRVGLVTEVGERESFPAPYYIARTTDTATFADVRCAEFAAGVADGWDAAYAKAVGEALERYCAGTYRSSALRSAPTEGVVDAVPVDRFVRPTDAETPAPDEPIPWVSGVDLATDESASLPAEFVVFPPPAERFAPAITTGLGLGNSTAEAVLSGLYETVERDASMLAWYSSFEPMGLTVDDEGFEALRKRASAEGLSVTTLLLTQDVDVPVVGVAVHRDAETGAWPRFAMGSAANLDTAAAARSALAEALQNWMELRAMGPDQASGEQGAIGAYAEFPERVHEFVDPDVTLPAADVTDEEVAGLSGVDEVAAVVDRLDDTGLDAYAARLTTRDVAALGFEGVRVLVPEAQPLFTAEPFFGDRLETVSASMGFEPEPDRAYHPFP
- a CDS encoding tetrahydrofolate dehydrogenase/cyclohydrolase catalytic domain-containing protein, which encodes MTDIDGNAVAAEIRSGVADCVDTLTDAGVEPALATVLMSDDPASETYVSMKQNDCEEVGMRGIHVDVDDDAPAEELYDTIDELNDDPEVHGILVQLPVPDHVDTQRVLRAIDPAKDVDGFHPENVGRLVGGNARFKPCTPHGIQRLLAAADVDPEGKEAVVVGRSDIVGKPIANLLFGRGEGGNATTTVCHSRTENLAEHTRRADIVVAAAGVPEMITADMVSEGATVIDVGINRVERDGESTLVGDVDYDDVAGKAGAITPVPGGVGPMTRAMLLYNTVKAASEQHDVDIDLP